GATTCCACCCTGCTGGTTTCTGATAGCCGATGCGAAGGAAAACCGGCCTTTCACGGGTTTGCGCTGTCGCTCACGGCCGCGGATGAGGCCGAAGCCGAGCGGCTCTTCGCGTCTTTGGCCGACGGTGGCCAGGTTCAAATGCCATTGGCCAAGACCTTCTTTTCCCCGCGCTTCGGCATGGTCGCTGACCGCTTCGGCGTGTGCTGGATGGTCATCGTGCCGCAGTGAAACCCGGCCGGACGCACAACCGACAATCAAGGAAGCACACGTATGCGCTTTATAATGCTGATGATCCCGCACGTCTACCAACCC
The sequence above is a segment of the Verrucomicrobiota bacterium genome. Coding sequences within it:
- a CDS encoding VOC family protein, which codes for MTTTKSNPVQSLQPYLSFDGRCEEAIEFYRAALGAEVAMLIRFSESPDPGMCAPEDGNKVMHASLRIGDSTLLVSDSRCEGKPAFHGFALSLTAADEAEAERLFASLADGGQVQMPLAKTFFSPRFGMVADRFGVCWMVIVPQ